A window from Theropithecus gelada isolate Dixy chromosome 1, Tgel_1.0, whole genome shotgun sequence encodes these proteins:
- the CRABP2 gene encoding cellular retinoic acid-binding protein 2 isoform X2 encodes MPNFSGNWKIIRSENFEDLLKVLGVNVMLRKIAVAAASKPAVEIKQEGDTFYIKTSTTVRTTEINFKVGEEFEEQTVDGRPCKSLVKWESENKMVCEQKLLKGEGPKTSWTRELTNDGELILVNHDGG; translated from the exons atgcccaacttctCTGGCAATTGGAAAATCATCCGATCGGAAAACTTCGAGGATTTGCTCAAAGTGCTGG GGGTGAATGTGATGCTGAGGAAGATTGCTGTGGCTGCAGCGTCCAAGCCAGCAGTGGAGATCAAACAGGAGGGAGACACTTTCTACATCAAAACCTCCACCACCGTGCGCACCACAGAGATTAACTTCAAGGTTGGGGAGGAGTTTGAGGAGCAGACTGTGGATGGGAGGCCCTGTAAG AGCCTGGTGAAATGGGAGAGCGAGAATAAAATGGTCTGTGAGCAGAAGCTCCTGAAGGGAGAGGGCCCCAAGACCTCGTGGACCAGAGAACTGACCAATGATGGGGAGCTGATCCTGGTAA